One window of the Candidatus Eremiobacteraceae bacterium genome contains the following:
- a CDS encoding cupredoxin domain-containing protein, with protein MMRSNGSRFAARAAILALTILVCVACQPKTQSGQVTITLTGKGGGAYSPAVVTVAVGTLVIFLNQDSQPHSATAPGAFDSGIIAPNGGRWVWVASVAGTFPFFSSMQPNMAGQITVIPATPTGQ; from the coding sequence ATGATGCGGTCGAATGGTTCGCGCTTCGCCGCGCGAGCGGCGATACTCGCTCTGACGATACTGGTGTGCGTCGCATGTCAACCCAAGACGCAATCCGGTCAAGTGACCATCACCCTCACGGGCAAGGGCGGCGGCGCCTACTCGCCGGCTGTCGTCACGGTCGCGGTCGGCACTCTCGTGATCTTCCTCAATCAAGATTCGCAGCCGCATAGCGCCACGGCGCCGGGCGCGTTCGATTCGGGCATCATCGCACCCAACGGCGGGCGTTGGGTGTGGGTGGCGTCTGTCGCCGGCACGTTCCCATTTTTCAGTTCGATGCAGCCGAATATGGCTGGACAGATAACCGTCATACCCGCCACACCGACGGGCCAGTGA